In Telopea speciosissima isolate NSW1024214 ecotype Mountain lineage chromosome 10, Tspe_v1, whole genome shotgun sequence, the DNA window gctgGAGCTGATGCATCTCCTCAGTTCCATGATAATATTAAGCACCAACCTTCTACAAACATTATTACTTCACCTCCTTCGTACCCAAACGCGAATTACCCTTCCAGTGATTTTCATCCTCCACCCATTGACAGACAAGAAAGTTCTTCTTACTCTCAGCCCTACCATCAACCCTACGGACATGAATCTCAACAATCATTGCCTCAAAATTATCCTTCACATGAAACATCCTCTTCACCCCACTCTTATCCCAATTTTCAATCTTATCCTAGTTTTACTGACAGCAGCCTTCCTACTGCTCCGTCACAGTATCCCTCTTACTTCCAAGGTTCTGATGCTTCCTACTCTCATCAGTCGGCTCCACCAGTTTCAAGCCACCCATTAGCAGGTCAGTACACTCCTAGTGGCATGAATGGAAGTAACTATGCAGAACCTGCACGGACTTCTGCCCAGACTTTCCATTACGACAGCAACTACCAGCCACCACCTGAAAAGGTTGCTGAGGCGCACAAGGCTGCAAGGTTTGCTGTGGGGGCTTTAGCATTTGATGATGTGCCAGTTGCAGTGGAATTTCTCAGAAAATCTCTTGAACTGCTGACAAATCCATCTTCAAATCAGTAATTTTATGTTTGAACTTGCAGAAATGGGGTTTATGGCATTGATGTGAACTGCACGGTTTTCATATATATGGATGTGTGATTGCTGGAAATTGCTGTGTTCTCTCATCTTTATCTCTCTACTTCCTCCATACATCATTTGTAAATTGTAAGAGTAATGTCTGAGCATTGCAGCAAGCGTGGTACAAACGGTGAGTCATGCAGTTGGTGGCAGTGGTTTATCCAATTTTTACTGTGCATTGTGGTGATCCAAAATGTTGTTTCCATGCACACGATGCAGATGGCAAGTGACTTCTGTTAATGAATCATTTCGGCTCCAACCCTACCCCAGTCCCTCACCACCAGGGGTGTTAAAAGtgatcggtttggtttggtttcgatcggtttaatttggttttatgcatTTATCATTTCAAACCAAAGCCGAACGTTAAGGTGTTGTTTTGTTTCGGCCTGCTCAGTTTTGGGTTCTTATAACGGTCTGtcatcggtttggttttggttttccatatatgaaaagaaaaatgttaatTTTTGTAGATTTTTCTCCCTCATTTCTGCTGGCCTTAACGGTTGGTCTGTTCAGTTTCTGTTTTGTGCTGCTTTTTAAAAGCCCAAAACCGAACATGACCAATAAAATATCCGGtctgatttggtttgattttttaaaactttgatCTCATTATACCACTGTTAATGAGACTTTGGTCTGGTCAGTGTCTGTTTTGTGCTGctttttaaaaacccaaaaccgaaCACGGCCGATAAAATATCCGGtctgatttggtttgatttcttaAAACCCTGCCAACTTTCATTAGCACTAAGCTAATGAAAGTAGGCAGTGAGACGTAACACTTGACGTGCAAACTTACACTTATGGACTGTGAGCCAGGGGTGGCTCTACCCTGTCCAGGGCACAGTTCTAGGAATTGTTTGCAGATCGGAAGAATCGCTTGGATCAGATTGGTATCGGTGGAGGGCGATATCGATTTTGTGGTGAACCCGTATCAGTGGATAGGGCTTTCAATTGCTCGGAAATTCTCAGCTATATGGGGGCTTTGGATGGTGGGTAAAAACAATTGATCAAGAAGTTGGTCAACTTTCGCATGAAAAAAAGGTCAAAGAATGAGAGTTCGTGTTATTGTTTATCAAACTTTTACTGACTAAAGGTACAAGAGTGCAAAAAGGCATTTTTAAAACGAGAAATCAGGAATAAACCTATTCAATTCAGATCGACATTGGGCGATCTCAAATCAGAATCGGTCGAGACTGATCCTGATACATATATGCTTGATCTTGATGTGCACCTGGATAAAAGGACTGTCGCCCACAAACTTGGCCGAATTGATGAAGTCCCATCCCGATTCTTGCCACAAATAGAGATCCCTAAATTTGATAAAaggttaggggtgtcaattggtccggttctagGTTATCGGTCTGGATCCTTGTAGTTCCGGCTTTAAGGTGTTAAGACCataaccggaccaataagcttacCGGATCAAATTTGGGACCCATAATTtttaactaatgggtggtccAGTTCCGATTACTAATCAGTTCCAAGCATTATTGAGCCCAAAACAAGGAATATGAGACTTTCTCTAGGAAACGGGAGCGtcatcacacacacacacacacacacacacatatagtAAGACAACAAAAGAGTGTCAATTAAAAGTCAGATCCCGATTCTTGCTGTTCTGAAGTAGACATGTTAGAAATATAATGTTACAAGCAGTAATATAAGACTTATCTGTTTATATGGCAGCTTATACGTCTCTGACATATCCTTGTAGAAGTTGAAGTAGGGATTGTCAGCATCAAAATACATTCTCTTGtatcaccaaaatagaaggttgtaGAGTTGAGTCGTATTGGATACTTTTCTTAAAGTTTTTAAGTGCCCCAATTTGTGCAATCCGGTTTGACCATGCACTTATACCTCCAAGgtaaaacaactctctaatcactATAGTACACCCCGAAATGTGATTACTAAGGGAAATCCGAAGGTTATACTCACTAACTTATTAACACAGACACACTACGATAGAGAGGAAAACAAATAATTTAAGATTTCTTCAAACAGTGTTAGATAAATGAGCaagacctcctctctttatgtaggagaggaagagacaccactaaGGGATGTCACCAAAAGATATATGCTCCAAAATATGTCTTTTTTCCACAAGGCTTCTTTGTTAGacattcaaacaagtcttccaatagacaaacccattggctatttaggtgtctattagaaaaggactcaaccctctaacacatatttattttataaaacaaaataatattttgaatcttaatattaaaaacaaataaaatcccaacaggACAATTTATATAGTATTTTAGTTTCAGGTAGAATCTAACTGATTCCGACTAATCCAAAATAGAATTAGATCGAAATTGATCGTACCTGATTCAGATACCAATACATTATTTTAAAATCCGGAGGGAGAATATTTAGAACAACAATGCCATAAAAAAACTGTATAGAGCAACAAATTTTCTATTGACATCAGTTCTACCAGTAAATGCCTAAATGCTTTTGGTGACCTTTTCAAGTAAGTagattttttggtaaagataatCTTACTATCGAATTCTATGAGGGAAAATGATAATAAATTCATCAAAGAAGAGTCAAGGTGAAATGAGGTATGGGTTAGAAACTTCCCAAAGATGCCCTGTTTGGCTTTGAGCCCTAAACCCCAGTAGGGCGTTGTCGACAAAGTTGCCTTCCCGAAGGGTATGCTCGAAGTGCACTCTTGGAAGCCTTTCAGCCAGGTGTCTACAATCATTGATCAGGTGAGAGATGCATCATGGATTGGTTCTATAGATGCCCAGTAGAAGGTTGATGGCCATCAAGTTATCATTTTCCACAATGACGTCTTCCAGGCCCCTAGCAAGAGCAATTTGTAGGGCCTTTCGAATCACATAAGCTTCCGCCACACAAGTCTTAGTTTGTTCAATTCCAAATGCAAAGCAAAAGACGGTTAATTAGTCCTTCTGAATCGCGGCATATACGGATATACCTCCAATTCTAGTTCTTTATGATTCTACTCATGTATCAATTTCATTGGAAGAAGGTTTTCCTGTGTGGTCCGCCTAAAGATATCACATGGAAGAGTGACATGTTAGAAGTTTCTGattatgggcttaattaattactgAGTTAGTCACTTAGTGAGAGTCTACACATGAGCCAGTGTAGGCCAACTCAATTCACTGTGGATCACTGAGTTTAGGATTGGGACAACATTATACATACTTGTCTTGGGTCATTGAAGCCTTCTTCATactttttccctctttctccCACAAAGAAGAGACTTGTGGAGTGATTAAAGGTTTTGGAAGACTCAAGTGTATGAGTGGTCGACAATATTGCGACAAGGAATTCAATAGTCCAATCGTCATCAACATACGCGATGTAAGGTACTTCAAATCCCTACATTTGCATTTTATGTATTCGTGTTCTAGGTTATTGTGTGAAGTTAAGGTTTCAGGTTTGAAACCCAGAATATATTCATTTAACATGGCATGACTATTAGAAAATGAAACTTATTgggtgaatattggatattcaacccaatatttgattcccCTAGCAATGCATATATTTCCTTGTAGGAAAAGATTAGATGGGCTAGCAATTGAGTCctaataggaaactcaatatgccTTGCCTATGTGACCTACCAAATTGGGAAGAGAGTTGGGCATATCATATATATTACTAGAGATTGCCAAAAACTCAAGGTGAATGCACAAGGCAcccaaatcgtggagctctctctctccctccaaaaccgttttctccttctccttctcttagtTTTTGATCTTAGAAATAGTCTAAGCTTTTGTGCTCTTGGAAGCATGGAGGAGATAGCTTGACCGTGTGGGAAACGCAAAGCTTGtgtggtgcgtggaacgatcgtgaaagggctatcattgattggaggtcttgcatctgtgaggctTAGATAATAATCTAACCCTGTATTGTTCTGTTAttgaatgacttctcccatCGATAGCATGATCTTGTATTTGCTTCCGCTGGATCGCACTTTCGATCCCTACATTTGCATTTTATGTATTCGAGTTCTAGGTTATTGTGTGAAGTTAAGGTTTCAGGTTTGAAACCCAGAATATATTCATTTAACATGGCATGACAATCCAATCTTTAAATAAGAAGGGTGTGATCTAAATTCGTCACTTGTCAAGTTTCAAGCCAAAATCAATGAGATAACTCCCATGTATTTAATTGTTTTCCTGAAATTGCAGCTATCGTTTGTTATCGATCATTTTTAAAAGGTTtattaaaacttgacatgtgaatagAAGAATTGGGAGCTATCTCTCCATGAATTTAGGCCTCTTACCATGTGGAgcatccataaaaaaaattcctaattttgtttttgtttggatagtcaaaagaaaaacaaaatactaGTATAACTCAAATTCTTTATTTCAATATATTTTGATAGTTTGGACCCTTGTTGATATGGTTCGTTTCAGTGTACCTCATTCTAATGTTCAAACTCCAATCCGATTCTTTTATTGTATTAGAAATATCATGTGATATTTTACTATATTATTATAAAATAAAGGGTAGCTGTATAACCCTCTTCTTTACTTCTCTTTTATTAATATGTTGTCttctaggatccatgtaactgaccccattaagttgggataaggctaagttgaTGTGGTTATAAAATAAATGGTAGTTTTCTatacccccccccaaaaaaaaatctatcaaaaaaaaaaataaaaaaataaaaggtagttgcttttaaaaaataaataaaatagggtGAGGGTGTAAAAggtagttattcatgtaacatTGAAATGTGATGTTTTTGATAATCAAAAGATAAACCTGACCCATCcacttttatgttttttttaatctaaatcatttattttcacatagagttgggagagtgcacaaTAATGTCTAGAATACTGATACAGATGCATGGATTTACACGTGATGTATGTTAGTAAAAAAtgggatatttgattgaattaaaatctaaaatttgacatatggctATCTAGACCATGCCCCCTttatccaatggttagaataGAGATATCATTTGTCCACAAGGTAAAATAAAAGTTTTATGACAATTTAAAATGTTAGTGCGTAATGTGCTTTTCTAGAAGAATGAAGAAAGTTGCAGAATGTTGAAGAGTTTTTTAGAATATTGAATAATGATTTAAAATgataaagggaaagagaacgctatctGGGTGCATGTGGTGCGTTGCCCCTGCGCCCAAACAAAGGGCATGCAAAACGATCGTCACACACTGGGGAAATTCTGTCTTTCCATGGTGCGACAGTCATTTCGCATGCtcctgtgtttgggtgcaggagTAGCGCACTACATGagcccaggtagcattctttctttcaatgataaaatattatattgtgtCATAAATGTGTTTAAGAGTATTAGATATCCTAGGTTATTATTGTATGAGTCGGGTTGCCTAGAGTATTAGAAAAGTCAAGTTGCGGTGGCttaagcctataaataggcattgCCATGACTGAGGGAATACCCGTAAGACAGCACTGCCAATATTAAAGAGTGAGAGAAAACCTAATAAGAGACTCTCATTCCATAGAAGAATTGAAGCTCATAGGCTTAACCGTTTAAGTGAGTAGatacaataaatatttattttttttgatataaATGGTATCAGAGTCTTGTCCGATCAGCTCAATAGGTGTAGAATTCATCATATCTTTGTCAACAATGCAACATGTATAGATAAAGAAGACTATGCAGAAGTTCACAACGAAAGAGCAAACAAAGAGGGATGCAAAAACGTGGAATATAAGAAGACGTCAGAGAACGACGATATGCAAGATTATTCTACATCCTCCAACAAGCGGAAGCCAATACAAAGGCTGCAACGATAAATGATATGTGAAATTTTGAAAAGCACATTAAAGAGGAGTGTTAGCACGTAATGTACATTTctagaagaatgaaaaaaattgCACAATGTTAAAGAGTTTTTTAGTTAGGGAGTAAGagaaaaacccattaaaatgCTCTCACTGTATAAATGAAGTCCATAAGGCTTATGAGTACATGCAACCCATAAGGAGTCCTACTCACACCATAAAGAAAAATCAATGAATGTTAATGTAGTATTCATCTAGAAGGgtgaaataaatttttatttttatctataaatggtatcagagccacacTTGGTCAGCTAAATGAGCATAGGGTTCATCAAGTCTCCGTCAGCAATTCAGTAAGAAAAGATTAAATAGACTATGCAGAAATCTACAACCTAGGTTGAGGTATATTGAATACAGTAACGGCATATTAGTTGGGATATGACTAGTGGAAAcaggttaattttttttaaagtgaattattctcatctcaattttttaattattcattGAAATTGATGtttaattaaataatatttaaataacCTTCAAATATTTGACTCATAGGAGGAAGGTCTCTCCCTGACCTATGAACATGGTTAGATACCGTTTTCAAATTTGAACAACTCTTTAACAATGAGACAAACAATTATTTGGTATTCGTTCATAAGTTGACTCACACCGATAGGGTTCTAttgtaagattttcataaggtgggctggcatagtcctacttttattttattaaaatcggtttagttgtgttgatgggagctgccttaatggtatgagttcagttactatgtgtggacctaaagtattatttccttaatgggaagaaaaccctaatttctatgcagggttggtccctgtcctcaccactataaatagttgtcactgaccCATTAAGTGACCACTatgagaaaacctaaagttgagTGAAAGAGGGTAGACCAGACCAACACAGTCCGTGTGCGACAGGGATCGTCAAGAGTTCGGTTTCCACAgccatggatccaggtacgccaAGAACACCTCTGGATTTattttgtatgctcattgatctccatgaatatTCCACATGAGTTTTATTCTATCAATGGTATCAAAGCTTGATCATGGTTGATCAATGTGGCTACGGTTATAATTTTTGTTGCGTGAGGatcgatccaaaaaaaaaaaaaaaacccagtttttttctcttctctggcAATCAAGTTTTTTCTCTAATGAgggttttaagttttttttttttggctaatgGAAGCCGGATTGCGGTCGCCGGAGTAACGGGGTTCTTCGCCGGTGTTCTGTGTATCCGTCGATCTCTGGTTGGCCGTCGGTGGAATCGTAatcgtttaaaaaaaaaaaaaaaaaaaaacctaaaattggTCTCGGTTTTGCTTTTGGGCATGgagatttctttgtttttcggTCAATAGATACCGGGATCATGCTCACAGGAGGGTGGCGGTCCTTTGATGAGTGTTTCAGGGCCTAAGTTAGCCTGTGTTAGCCGAATCGTATGCCGACAGGTTGGCAGTTGCGTTTTTTTCGATTTTTGCTGCCACACTAATGCCGGAATTATGATCACCGGGGTGAGAGGCTTGTTCGCCGATGACATCGTGACCGTCGGCTCCCTGGTTTGGCCACCGTTAATGGCGGTGGTGAGgggttgtttcttttttttttttaaataaaaccttgaaatctctgttttttttttttttttttaaggtttctGGTTTCGTTTTGGGAAAGATGGGGGAATATTCCCCATCTGATTCCCCATTTcagaaatcaattaaaaaaaaaaaaaaagtcaaaagtcaataaaGCAAAAGGTACTTAGGTTTTGCTAACCTACGCCATTAAGGGGTTTTGCTAACCTGTTCCATTAAGGGGTTTTGCTAACCTGAGCCATCAAGTGGTTTACTAACGTATGTCCGGGTCGGGTCGACCCTACAACCGACCCAGTGACACGACCCAATGACCCAGGATGTTAACTCGTTAGCCCGACCGGATTGGGTCGTTGATGATCAACGGTTTGACCATTGACCAGACCGGTTTGGGTTTGACTGGTTCACTCAGTTCGGTTCTGGTtctttaaaacagaatttaaaaaaaaaaaaaggggaaacaaaaatgttttgttttggttgtttttgtttcataaacagaaacagaaattgttttgttttttgttttagaaacaaaaacagaaataagagaaacataaaaacaggttttttgtttttgtaaacagaaacaaaaaaaaaaaacagttttggtttacgtttctattttaattctgtttttgtttataTTCTGTGCTATTCTGATCTGTCACGATAAGGGAATACATGATTTTTAACACTTAGAAAGTTTTTTTTAATgtgttttcaattttcacatAATGAAATTTTGTGACTGCCATTACgatagaaaattttatttacttGTTGGATCTAGTAATGGCATGATGGAACATCTTGTATTTATATTAATTGTTTCATGCTCTTGTGTTCCATATTACAGTATGAATCTTCGATGGTATACATTGTAACAATAGGACATATGTGATATATATCTAGTGACTGTTTGTTATTGTCACAATGAGGCAATGCTTGTACATTGTGGTGTTCCAATAGAAACACGTTTATGTGTTTGATTTGTACCTCGTTATGTTTCAAATTGGCACGATAGAGAATTAGTATGTATGGTAACACTTGAAATTTTCCCCTATTGTACTTGTTGTATGCTTAAAGTGGACTTTTAGATGCAAATAAAATGATCTCATTCGATTTTTTGGtgtcttattattattataaagtccattaaatttgaaaatgtaTAATATGGATATAAGCctgtattaattttttatttttattaaaaaacttATCATCGTTTCATGCCATGTTTatcatattgtcatattgattgATCGAACCGGTGGGAGGATGGAATTATGTACTCCAAACCGGTTATGTGGCTCGATCAGTGAGACAATATGATTATGAACTTTGTTTAGATTTTGGCTCAATTTTGTTATGAACTTTGTTCAGATTTTGGCTCAATTTTGTctggtttggttcaattcagGCTATGAAATATTCATAGAAATTATTTTTGGTTGATTCTATTTACAAAAATAATTTCTGGTTGATATAATTCGTGGAAACGTTTCAGAAAAATATGTCTTGCTTCAGAATACGATTTATGTTCCATAGAAACACTTCTAGTTCAAGGAAacagttttagtaaaattaatGAGAAATTAATTTTAAGGCTATTTTTTAAGCCATTTTTGAACCGTTTTGATCATGAATTTTAAGAGTACCTTGGACCGGTGGGAGTATAAAATTTGAGTCAAGGATGATTTAATGTTTCATACAATGTCAGGAATGTGTTGAAGTATACTCTCAATTTGAGAGACATTAAACTAAACTCTCACATAAGGGTCTGTTCGGCTGCATTATGTATACCGTTGGTCTTTTAAGGTGTTGTTTggatacataaaataaatttaggTGCATATTGGTTGTTAATAATTTGTGCTTTGTTTTTCCTCATGTTATGTCACATACATGTACTTTTGCAACATCACATTTTGGATCATTCTGAGTGTGGATTCAGTGTCATTAAGGTTGTGACAActaagtaagtcacaagacGGTAAGTAAAATCACACATGTATTATAATACATTAGGAACTCGTGACGTTTTGAGTTGTCATGAGGTATTATAATCAGTGATGTacgtttttggttatttgtgaTATTTAGGAAAACACACCTTTAATGCCTGATATTTACAAGTTTGCCATTGAAGGGATATAATTGTCACATGTTCTATCATTTTATATCCCATAAAGTTATTTTAGGCAATCTTATAAATATCTGaagattttgaaatttgagtTTTTTGTAACTCCTGTACAAGATGGACATGATGATGCCCGCATATAATTGATGTTTTGGATCATTTAAGTAGTAAGCTTGGGCTTATAAAGTTAAAGATTAAATACTTCCATCATGGTTTTAATGAAATCTACTTAAAAAGTCTTATAAATTGATTGACCATAAATTGTTTATGGAAGTGAATCAGAAATCCTATGGTTTTAAGTTTGAAATAATTTATGAAGTCTAGATATGACCTTATGATTATTGAGTTTGACTTCATTTCTAGAAATCGTTCATGTAGATTGGTTTTAATATCATTTCTGATCTTGGAAATCATTTATTAAGAAACATTTGTGGATTACTTTCTGTGCTTACAGTCATTATTTTGGAACCTCTACGATGTCGTAATTATGAATCTATTGACTTGTTAGTCCTACTATTGTATATTGGTATTTCTGTCATCGTATTCCATTAGGTTGGGTTGATTTAATAATCCGGTCTGTCGACTCATTTTGGGTCAGTAGACTCGTTGTTAGTATGGTCTTTTTGATTTTAATCAATTTTGATCTTTTGGTTTAAGACAGAGATTCAAACAAGGTTGATTAGTTCAAAATGTGAAAGTTTTTGATCTTATATGAAGTTTTATTATGATGTCACCATGGGAAGATATAATTCTATCCTACTATGGGTGATGGATGCATTGCATTGGCCTTTCATGATTTTTTTAGCTAATTTAATGTATTTTGACTTACTTATCGGTGTTATACAGTCTGTGACATTCGATTTTGTCACGTGAAATTGCATGTTGCCTATTCATGATGTTGGCATCCTATGATAATTTTGAATGTCATGAAAATGTTAATTTATGTGACATTTCTGTAAATATATTGGCTATGTGTATTTTATGATAAAAGCAATATTGATGgaaattattgaaataaaatgggCATTTAGTAGCAATCCAAGTCTATGGGATTCATGATTTAAATGATTACACTTCTACTCAGTGGGCTAGTTATTTGGattgtgagatcatcattgactATTCAGATGGATTGTAGTCAAGAAAATCATATGACGAATGATGTGCTCTTACCACCATAGGTGAGTCATTGTTTGGTCAATTTCGCTTGATGGTGTGAAGGTGACGTTTTGGACTTCGCAACTTTAGAGGTTCTTGTCTTACCACCACAGGTGATAGAATCTTTAGAGTGGTGTTGTTGCAAGCGTCTCGCCTTACATGTGAGAGATTCCACTGCGTGTTGGgcgatcttgccaccacaggtgtgaCCCTGATGACGCCGGATCTTTCTCCAGTTTATGTTTTCCTAAAGTTACTGAAAATAAAACTGggataaatctgattaataagCCCAAATTAATCAGTTTCAGTCATATTATTGGGATATTGATATGCCTTCAGTTATTGCATATTCtatgttttggtaaattttgtgtGATCATGTTTACCAGTTTTAAGTTCTCAATTATCTTCTATCAAAATCTTGAATGGTTCCAATTTAAGGAATGAAACGgattctttaatattttatgtggCTACAGTG includes these proteins:
- the LOC122642064 gene encoding protein HOMOLOG OF MAMMALIAN LYST-INTERACTING PROTEIN 5, which codes for MGSENEPAKLLLPYLQRADELQKHEPLVAYYCRLYAMERGLKIPQKERTKTTNAILVSLMNQLEKDKKSLKLGPDDNLYVEGFASNVFAKADKQDRAGRADLNTAKTFYAASIFFEILNQFGELQPDLEQKQKYAAWKAVDIRKALKEGRKPEPGPPGGDQDLSIPSSTPTVTYDLGPSETNSINLPGAGAGAGADASPQFHDNIKHQPSTNIITSPPSYPNANYPSSDFHPPPIDRQESSSYSQPYHQPYGHESQQSLPQNYPSHETSSSPHSYPNFQSYPSFTDSSLPTAPSQYPSYFQGSDASYSHQSAPPVSSHPLAGQYTPSGMNGSNYAEPARTSAQTFHYDSNYQPPPEKVAEAHKAARFAVGALAFDDVPVAVEFLRKSLELLTNPSSNQ